One window of the Rufibacter radiotolerans genome contains the following:
- the aroB gene encoding 3-dehydroquinate synthase, producing the protein MTEEIFIGKDALGRWQTQLPHRALQKTVVLVDENTFRHCYPILKPYLPQDHHVVQVQSGEENKNLATCELVWRALTEQGLDRWSMVVNLGGGVLTDLGGFCASLYKRGIGFVNVPTTLLAQVDASVGGKTGIDFMGFKNHLGVFREPMAVLVNPDFLKTLDLRQMKSGYAEMIKHWLIMDADMFQEQRYIGMFTEDWTDLIRHSIDIKSRVVTADPLENGVRKILNFGHTIGHAVESFFLEKSGQQLLHGEAIAVGMLCEAWLSVQRNLLSQRELEQIETFVLSVYEKVILQEADLQAISTLCLHDKKNSGTTINCTLLQKIGEAVYDKPITLPEVQSALRYYHSL; encoded by the coding sequence GTGACCGAGGAAATATTCATAGGCAAAGACGCCCTGGGCCGGTGGCAAACGCAATTGCCGCACCGGGCCTTGCAGAAAACCGTAGTGCTGGTAGATGAAAACACCTTCCGGCACTGCTACCCTATTCTAAAGCCCTACTTGCCTCAAGACCACCACGTGGTGCAGGTACAGAGCGGGGAGGAGAACAAGAACTTGGCTACCTGTGAACTAGTGTGGCGCGCCCTTACCGAGCAGGGGCTGGACCGCTGGAGCATGGTAGTGAACCTAGGCGGCGGGGTACTTACTGACCTGGGCGGTTTCTGCGCCAGCCTGTACAAGCGGGGCATTGGGTTTGTGAACGTGCCTACCACATTACTGGCCCAGGTAGATGCCAGCGTAGGCGGCAAAACCGGCATAGATTTCATGGGTTTTAAAAACCACCTGGGCGTTTTCAGGGAGCCCATGGCCGTGCTGGTGAACCCAGACTTTCTCAAGACCCTGGATTTGCGCCAGATGAAATCCGGCTACGCCGAAATGATCAAGCACTGGCTCATCATGGACGCCGACATGTTTCAGGAGCAGCGTTACATTGGCATGTTCACCGAAGACTGGACCGACCTGATTCGGCATTCCATAGATATCAAGAGCCGGGTGGTAACGGCAGATCCGCTGGAAAACGGCGTGCGGAAGATCCTCAATTTCGGGCATACCATCGGGCATGCCGTGGAGAGCTTTTTCCTGGAGAAGTCCGGCCAGCAATTGCTGCACGGTGAGGCCATTGCCGTGGGTATGCTCTGCGAGGCCTGGCTTTCGGTGCAGCGCAACCTGCTGTCTCAAAGGGAACTGGAGCAGATAGAGACCTTTGTGCTGTCTGTGTATGAGAAAGTGATTCTGCAGGAGGCAGACCTGCAGGCCATTAGCACCCTGTGCCTGCATGATAAGAAAAACAGCGGCACCACCATCAACTGCACTCTGCTACAGAAGATTGGTGAAGCCGTATATGACAAACCCATTACCTTACCTGAGGTGCAAAGCGCCTTGCGTTATTACCATTCTTTATGA
- a CDS encoding proline dehydrogenase family protein has protein sequence MITAPKVSFEDTAIAFADKSDAELYKTYLLFAAMNNNSLVKMGGGMINKALSWKLPVKYLIKKSIFEQFCGGETIQECKPTIERLAKSGIGTILDYSVEGESNEGSYDHTVQEILSTIEMAARNEHIPFSVFKTTGLADPELLAKAQTDQELTLEEKAAFGRIRARVKTICQSAYEHGVRVFIDAEESWMQETIDQLCYEMMELYNQERPIVYNTYQLYRHDRLDVIKRDYDRALKHGYYFGAKLVRGAYMEKEARVAQEKGYPNPINPTKQATDDLYDDTLRFCVEHIDRIAICAGTHNEHSCITLMELMEQHDIQPDDERIYFAQLLGMSDNLSYNLAHAGYKVAKYVPYGPVEAVMPYLLRRADENTAIAGQSSREFSLVKKELERRRR, from the coding sequence ATGATAACGGCACCCAAAGTATCCTTTGAAGACACAGCTATTGCCTTCGCTGACAAGTCAGACGCAGAGCTGTATAAAACCTACCTCCTGTTTGCGGCCATGAACAACAATTCATTGGTGAAGATGGGCGGCGGCATGATCAACAAAGCCCTTAGCTGGAAACTCCCCGTGAAATACCTGATCAAGAAAAGCATCTTTGAGCAGTTCTGCGGCGGCGAAACCATTCAGGAGTGCAAGCCTACCATTGAGCGCCTGGCCAAATCGGGTATTGGCACCATCCTGGATTACTCCGTGGAAGGCGAAAGCAACGAGGGAAGCTATGACCACACGGTGCAGGAAATTCTCTCCACTATTGAGATGGCCGCCCGCAATGAGCATATCCCCTTCTCGGTGTTCAAGACCACCGGCCTGGCAGACCCAGAGCTGCTGGCCAAGGCCCAGACCGACCAAGAACTGACTCTTGAGGAGAAAGCCGCCTTTGGTCGCATACGGGCCCGGGTGAAAACCATCTGCCAGAGCGCCTATGAGCATGGGGTACGCGTGTTCATTGACGCCGAGGAAAGCTGGATGCAGGAGACCATTGACCAACTCTGCTATGAGATGATGGAGCTCTACAACCAGGAACGGCCCATTGTCTACAATACCTACCAGCTTTACCGCCATGACCGCCTGGACGTGATCAAGCGTGACTATGACCGCGCCCTCAAGCATGGCTATTACTTCGGGGCTAAACTGGTGCGGGGCGCCTACATGGAGAAAGAGGCCCGCGTGGCCCAGGAGAAAGGCTACCCTAACCCTATTAACCCTACCAAACAGGCCACCGACGATCTATATGATGACACCCTGCGTTTCTGCGTGGAGCACATTGACCGTATTGCCATCTGCGCCGGTACCCATAACGAGCACAGCTGCATCACGCTCATGGAGCTGATGGAGCAGCATGACATTCAGCCAGATGATGAGCGCATTTATTTTGCGCAGCTGTTAGGCATGAGTGATAACCTGTCTTACAACCTGGCGCACGCCGGCTACAAGGTGGCCAAGTACGTGCCCTATGGCCCGGTAGAAGCCGTGATGCCGTACCTGCTGCGCCGCGCAGATGAGAACACCGCCATTGCCGGCCAAAGCAGCCGCGAGTTCTCCCTGGTGAAAAAAGAGTTGGAACGCCGCCGGCGATAG
- a CDS encoding RNA polymerase sigma factor, whose protein sequence is MSSKAMATDAAIIEGILLDDEAALSKLYKLHFPMVLFFVQSNNGTEDDAKDIFQEAVIVFYEKIRARQLELNCQVKTYLYSICRRLWLKRLARNSRFSHVMIEDTESAVAPEGDQDAEVAEQNELKFEAMANALAQLGEPCKTLLEDFYIHSLGMPEITQKFGYNNVDSAKNQKYKCLMRLKKFFFLDYQIPS, encoded by the coding sequence ATGAGTAGTAAGGCCATGGCAACTGATGCCGCCATTATAGAAGGAATTCTACTGGACGATGAGGCGGCATTGAGTAAGTTATACAAGCTCCACTTCCCTATGGTGCTGTTCTTTGTGCAAAGCAACAACGGCACCGAGGATGACGCCAAAGATATTTTTCAGGAGGCGGTCATTGTTTTCTATGAGAAGATACGGGCCCGGCAACTGGAGCTTAACTGCCAGGTCAAAACCTATCTGTACTCTATCTGCCGGCGGCTATGGCTCAAAAGGCTGGCCCGCAACAGCAGGTTTAGTCACGTCATGATAGAAGACACTGAGTCTGCGGTGGCCCCAGAGGGAGACCAGGACGCGGAGGTGGCCGAACAGAATGAATTGAAGTTTGAGGCCATGGCCAACGCCCTGGCGCAATTGGGGGAACCCTGCAAAACCCTGCTGGAAGATTTTTACATCCATAGCCTGGGCATGCCGGAGATCACCCAGAAGTTTGGCTACAACAACGTTGACTCGGCTAAAAACCAGAAGTACAAGTGCCTGATGCGGTTGAAGAAATTTTTCTTCCTGGACTATCAGATACCTTCTTAG